From the Bacillus sp. SM2101 genome, one window contains:
- a CDS encoding valine--tRNA ligase translates to METNEQMLSTKYDPNKVEKNRYKFWLEGKYFEATGDSEKEPYTIVIPPPNVTGKLHLGHAWDTTLQDILTRMKRMQGLDVLWLPGMDHAGIATQAKVEAKLREQGTSRYDLGREKFVEETWKWKEEYASHIRQQWSKLGLGLDYSRERFTLDEGLSKAVREVFVTLYKKGLIYRGEYIINWDPQTKTALSDIEVIHKDVQGAFYHMRYPLTDGSGHIEIATTRPETMLGDTAIAVHPKDERYKHLIGKTAKLPIIGRELKIVGDDYVDMEFGSGAVKITPAHDPNDFEIGNRHNLERVLVMNEDGTMNNNAGKYQGMDRFECRKQIVKDLEEQGVLFKIEEHMHSVGHSERSGAVVEPYLSTQWFVKMQPLADEAIKLQQTGDKVNFVPDRFEKTYLRWMENIRDWCISRQLWWGHRIPAWYHKETGEVYVDHEPPTDVENWEQDTDVLDTWFSSALWPFSTMGWPEESSLDYNRYYPSNVLVTGYDIIFFWVSRMIFQALEFTEKRPFDDVLIHGLVRASDGRKMSKSLGNGVDPMDVIDQYGADSLRYFLATGSSPGQDLRYSTEKVEATWNFANKIWNASRFVIMNLDGLKYEEIDLTGEKSVADQWILTRLNETIEKVTTLADKYEFGEVGRVLYNFIWDDFCDWYIEMAKLPLYGDDVKAKKSTRSVLAYVLDNTLRLLHPFMPFITEEIWQNLPHEGDSITVAKWPQVRSELSNEQAANDMHLLVDIIRSVRNVRAEVNTPMSKKIKLHINAKDENVATRLEDNRSYIDRFCNPSELMIGVGLQPPAKSMTAVVTGAELILPLEGLINIEEEVQRLQKELEKLNKEVDRVQKKLSNEGFVNKAPEKVIAEERAKEQDYVEKRETVRARIAELKG, encoded by the coding sequence ATGGAAACAAATGAACAAATGCTATCGACAAAATACGATCCAAATAAAGTTGAAAAAAATCGATATAAGTTTTGGCTTGAAGGAAAATATTTTGAGGCAACTGGAGATAGTGAAAAAGAACCTTATACAATTGTAATACCTCCACCAAATGTAACAGGCAAGCTACATTTAGGTCATGCTTGGGATACAACATTACAAGATATATTGACGCGTATGAAACGCATGCAAGGGTTGGATGTTCTTTGGTTACCTGGAATGGATCACGCTGGTATTGCTACTCAAGCAAAGGTCGAAGCAAAGCTACGTGAACAAGGAACATCTAGATATGATTTAGGAAGAGAAAAATTTGTTGAGGAAACGTGGAAGTGGAAAGAGGAGTACGCTAGTCATATTCGTCAGCAGTGGTCAAAGCTTGGCTTGGGTCTAGATTATTCACGCGAGCGTTTTACACTTGATGAAGGGCTTTCTAAAGCTGTTCGTGAAGTTTTCGTAACATTGTACAAAAAAGGTCTTATTTACCGTGGAGAGTATATCATTAACTGGGACCCACAAACGAAGACAGCCCTGTCAGACATTGAAGTGATTCATAAAGATGTGCAAGGTGCATTTTATCATATGCGTTATCCATTAACGGACGGTTCAGGGCATATCGAAATTGCTACAACACGACCTGAGACGATGCTTGGAGATACTGCTATTGCAGTTCATCCAAAGGATGAGCGCTATAAGCATTTGATTGGAAAAACAGCTAAACTACCAATAATCGGAAGAGAGCTAAAGATCGTAGGTGACGACTATGTTGATATGGAGTTCGGATCTGGAGCAGTAAAAATTACTCCAGCCCATGATCCAAATGACTTCGAAATTGGTAACCGTCATAATCTTGAAAGAGTTCTTGTTATGAATGAAGACGGAACGATGAATAACAATGCTGGTAAATACCAAGGGATGGATCGCTTTGAATGTCGTAAGCAAATTGTGAAAGATTTAGAAGAGCAAGGAGTACTCTTTAAGATTGAGGAGCATATGCATTCAGTAGGTCATAGTGAACGAAGTGGAGCTGTTGTGGAGCCATATTTGTCAACACAATGGTTTGTAAAAATGCAGCCATTAGCTGATGAAGCGATCAAGTTACAGCAAACAGGTGATAAGGTGAATTTTGTTCCTGATCGCTTTGAAAAAACGTATTTACGTTGGATGGAAAATATTCGTGATTGGTGTATTTCTCGTCAATTGTGGTGGGGACACCGTATTCCTGCTTGGTACCATAAGGAGACAGGTGAAGTGTATGTAGATCATGAACCACCAACTGACGTTGAAAATTGGGAACAAGACACTGATGTATTAGATACTTGGTTCAGTTCAGCGCTTTGGCCATTTTCAACGATGGGATGGCCTGAAGAATCTTCATTGGATTACAATCGTTATTATCCATCGAATGTTCTCGTTACTGGTTATGATATTATTTTCTTCTGGGTGTCAAGAATGATATTCCAAGCTCTCGAGTTTACTGAGAAACGTCCTTTTGATGATGTATTAATACATGGACTTGTACGTGCTTCGGATGGAAGAAAAATGAGTAAATCTTTAGGAAATGGTGTAGATCCAATGGATGTCATCGACCAATATGGTGCTGATTCCTTACGTTACTTCCTGGCAACAGGTAGCTCTCCAGGTCAAGATTTACGTTATAGCACGGAGAAGGTTGAAGCTACTTGGAACTTTGCTAATAAAATATGGAATGCATCGCGATTCGTAATAATGAATTTAGATGGCCTTAAGTATGAAGAAATAGACTTAACAGGAGAGAAGTCAGTAGCAGATCAATGGATATTAACAAGACTTAATGAGACAATTGAAAAGGTTACTACTTTAGCAGATAAATATGAATTTGGTGAAGTTGGTCGTGTGTTATACAACTTCATTTGGGATGATTTCTGTGATTGGTATATAGAAATGGCTAAGCTCCCATTATATGGGGATGATGTCAAGGCAAAGAAATCGACACGAAGTGTATTGGCATATGTGTTAGATAATACTCTACGCTTATTACATCCGTTTATGCCTTTTATTACCGAGGAAATTTGGCAAAATCTACCTCATGAAGGTGACTCAATAACAGTTGCTAAGTGGCCGCAGGTTCGTTCAGAACTTTCAAACGAACAAGCTGCAAATGATATGCACTTACTCGTTGATATTATTCGATCAGTCCGCAATGTTCGAGCTGAAGTGAATACACCAATGAGTAAGAAGATTAAGCTCCACATTAATGCAAAAGATGAGAATGTAGCTACTCGTCTAGAAGACAATCGTTCATATATCGATAGATTCTGTAATCCAAGTGAATTAATGATCGGTGTAGGATTACAACCACCTGCAAAGTCTATGACAGCGGTAGTAACGGGTGCAGAATTAATTCTACCACTTGAAGGCTTAATTAATATTGAAGAAGAAGTACAACGTCTGCAAAAAGAATTGGAAAAGCTGAATAAAGAAGTAGACCGTGTACAAAAGAAATTAAGTAATGAAGGTTTCGTCAACAAAGCTCCAGAAAAAGTAATTGCTGAAGAACGTGCAAAGGAACAGGATTATGTTGAAAAACGTGAAACAGTTCGTGCTCGTATCGCGGAACTGAAAGGATAA